Proteins encoded together in one Vogesella indigofera window:
- the astA gene encoding arginine N-succinyltransferase, protein MIVLRMCRPDDVDALVMLGHKAGPGLTTLKPDPVAQGARLERVQRTIAGELPLAEQGYLFVLEDTASGKVVGVCGIEVAVGLDQAFWTYRMDTFVHASRELGLWTRMDKLHMSHGLTGYSELCTLFLDPDYRVNGNGSLLSKARFMFIGQFRERFAERICAEMRGYFDENGESPFWKALGAHFYRIDFHEADRLVALGKKSFLAELMPRYPVYIDFLPQDARDCIGKVHKETEPARRLLEVEGLRLEQHVDIFEGGPVLEARIDDLRVMRDSGLYQVEIVAEAAADAPRQLVANAELADFRVILAAANVADGVVHLTAEQARALQVKAGDRVRVMPQNPAK, encoded by the coding sequence ATGATCGTATTGAGAATGTGCCGGCCGGACGACGTCGACGCGCTGGTGATGCTGGGCCACAAGGCCGGCCCCGGCCTGACCACGCTGAAGCCGGACCCGGTCGCGCAGGGTGCGCGCCTTGAGCGCGTGCAGCGCACCATCGCCGGCGAACTACCACTGGCCGAGCAGGGCTATCTGTTCGTGCTGGAAGACACTGCCAGCGGCAAAGTGGTGGGGGTGTGCGGTATCGAAGTGGCCGTCGGCCTCGACCAGGCGTTCTGGACCTACCGCATGGATACCTTCGTGCACGCCAGCCGCGAGCTGGGGCTGTGGACGCGCATGGACAAGCTGCACATGTCGCATGGCCTGACCGGTTATTCCGAGCTGTGCACGCTGTTCCTCGACCCGGATTACCGCGTTAACGGCAACGGCTCGCTGCTGTCCAAGGCGCGCTTCATGTTCATCGGCCAGTTCCGCGAGCGCTTTGCCGAGCGCATCTGCGCCGAAATGCGTGGTTACTTCGACGAAAACGGCGAATCGCCGTTCTGGAAGGCGCTGGGTGCACACTTCTACCGTATCGACTTTCACGAGGCCGATCGCCTGGTGGCGCTGGGCAAGAAATCCTTCCTTGCCGAGCTGATGCCGCGCTACCCGGTGTACATCGACTTCCTGCCGCAGGACGCCCGCGACTGCATCGGCAAGGTGCACAAGGAAACCGAGCCGGCACGCCGGCTGCTGGAAGTGGAAGGCCTGCGCCTGGAACAGCACGTGGACATCTTCGAAGGCGGCCCGGTGCTGGAAGCGCGCATCGACGACCTGCGCGTGATGCGCGACAGCGGCCTGTACCAGGTGGAAATCGTGGCCGAAGCGGCTGCCGACGCTCCGCGCCAGCTGGTGGCCAACGCCGAGCTGGCCGACTTCCGCGTGATTCTGGCTGCGGCCAACGTGGCAGACGGCGTGGTGCACCTCACCGCCGAACAGGCACGCGCGCTGCAGGTGAAAGCCGGCGACCGCGTCCGCGTGATGCCGCAGAACCCGGCCAAATAA
- a CDS encoding aspartate aminotransferase family protein, which produces MSAPVTRQTFDEVMVPNYAPAAFVPVKGEGSRLWDQQGKEYIDFASGIAVTSLGHLHPELTKVLHEQVDRLWHLSNTFTNEPALKLARRLTETTFAEKVFFCNSGAEANEAALKLARRYAFDHFGGSKTGIVSCKQAFHGRTLFTVSVGGQPKYTEGFAPLPGDLNHIEFNNLAAAEAAINAGTCAVIVEPVQGEGGVLPATKAYLQKLRELCDKHNALLIFDEVQIGVGRSGALYAYQAYGVTPDILTSAKALGNGFPVAAMLTSNKVAASFVVGTHGSTYGGNPMACVVADKVLELIDTPEVLDGVSKRHQLLKDGLAAINAKHGVFKEVRGMGLLIGAELQGAFHNKAKDIVNAAAKHGLLVLVAGTNVLRIVPSLVIPEADLKEGLARLDATIAELVTKAETAKQAQPA; this is translated from the coding sequence ATGTCCGCTCCCGTTACCCGCCAAACCTTTGATGAAGTGATGGTTCCCAACTACGCCCCGGCCGCGTTCGTACCGGTCAAGGGTGAAGGCTCCCGCCTGTGGGACCAGCAGGGCAAGGAATACATCGATTTCGCCAGCGGCATCGCCGTAACCAGCCTGGGCCATCTGCATCCGGAACTGACCAAGGTTCTGCACGAGCAGGTGGACCGCCTGTGGCACCTGTCCAATACCTTCACCAACGAGCCGGCACTGAAACTGGCGCGTCGCCTGACCGAGACCACCTTTGCCGAGAAGGTGTTCTTCTGCAACTCCGGCGCCGAAGCCAACGAAGCCGCGCTGAAGCTGGCCCGTCGTTACGCCTTCGACCATTTCGGTGGCAGCAAGACCGGCATCGTGTCCTGCAAACAGGCTTTCCACGGCCGTACCCTGTTCACCGTGTCGGTCGGCGGCCAGCCGAAGTACACCGAAGGCTTCGCCCCGCTGCCGGGTGACCTGAACCACATCGAATTCAACAATCTGGCAGCCGCCGAGGCCGCCATCAACGCCGGCACCTGCGCGGTGATCGTGGAGCCGGTACAGGGCGAGGGCGGCGTGCTGCCGGCCACCAAGGCCTACCTGCAGAAGCTGCGCGAGCTGTGCGACAAGCACAACGCGCTGCTGATTTTCGACGAAGTGCAGATCGGTGTCGGCCGCTCCGGCGCGCTGTACGCCTACCAGGCCTACGGCGTGACTCCGGACATCCTGACCAGCGCCAAGGCTCTGGGCAACGGCTTCCCGGTCGCCGCCATGCTGACCAGCAACAAGGTCGCCGCCTCCTTCGTGGTCGGCACCCACGGTTCCACCTACGGCGGCAACCCGATGGCTTGCGTCGTGGCCGACAAGGTGCTGGAACTGATCGACACCCCGGAAGTACTGGACGGCGTCAGCAAGCGTCACCAGCTGCTGAAGGACGGCCTGGCCGCCATTAATGCCAAGCACGGCGTGTTCAAGGAAGTGCGCGGCATGGGCCTGTTGATCGGCGCCGAGCTGCAGGGCGCGTTCCACAACAAGGCCAAGGACATCGTCAACGCCGCCGCCAAGCACGGCCTGCTGGTGCTGGTGGCCGGCACCAACGTGCTGCGCATCGTGCCGTCGCTGGTGATTCCGGAAGCCGACCTGAAGGAAGGTCTGGCGCGTCTGGACGCCACCATCGCCGAACTGGTGACCAAGGCGGAAACCGCCAAACAGGCGCAACCGGCCTAA
- a CDS encoding bifunctional diguanylate cyclase/phosphodiesterase, with the protein MLSLSWPASTPSANSATPLPLALLLCFLISLMLLLQLVSPGWARLPGYAAIHTMLEILSIAMSLLVAVMAWFRTDSSRPLRVLAVGFAVIAALDTLHTVSYALLPAFVTANTPQKAIVLWLGARTMVALAILCMLLPPPQQRRAIPLLWLYGALVALLGVGLYNRLPVLYQPGSGLTSLKIVLEWLLVGGYLLLAFRVHRAQQSIFAGQWLTAGLLVLAFGELFFCFYQLVDDVANGLGHVFKVIGQGFFLRGVIETRLLQPYQQLTVEKTAHEDARNRLHALVSGAPLGILVVDQDGRIVSSNPAAEQLFHAAPGALDGGHIDQLVPIARRGAHRQHRGGYHAAASVRRMGERQQVTAERCDGSQFHASVELAPLHWGQHAYVLAFVSDISVQVQQTSQLQWLALNDELTGLPNRHATIQKLDASLQQCPHGALLLCNIDALGRINQVFGHDSGDALLVASSQRLQGLLHPDEQLTRLQGDSFAVLMPGQRQPLPRAQQLLEAFAAPFVLPGGIELQAGARAGYCRYPEDGDQPGQLLQNAEMAMTAAKRSISTPVVAFSDCEPARTRRWLQLAGQMALALQQQQFAMVYQPRVRLRDGSVAGFEALLRWQSAEGPISPGEFIPVAEETGFILRLGRWTLDQAIAQRAAWQRDGYQVGRMAINLSPRQLGDAGLQDWLLQSCQRHGVAPAQLELEITETAAMENLQWALPLLQQLRGLGLHLALDDFGTGYSSLAYLQQLPVSVLKIDLAFVRNLDREEGRAVARTIITLAQQLACGTVAEGVETPAQQAWLLANGCDEMQGFLEARPMPPTAVADYLRGKS; encoded by the coding sequence ATGCTATCTCTGTCCTGGCCCGCCAGTACGCCGTCCGCCAACAGCGCGACCCCGCTGCCGCTGGCGCTGCTGCTGTGTTTCCTGATCTCGCTGATGCTGCTGTTGCAGCTGGTGTCGCCGGGCTGGGCACGCCTGCCCGGCTACGCCGCCATCCACACCATGCTGGAGATCCTGTCCATCGCCATGAGCCTGCTGGTGGCGGTGATGGCCTGGTTCCGCACCGACAGCAGCCGCCCGCTACGGGTGCTGGCGGTCGGCTTCGCGGTGATCGCGGCACTGGATACCCTGCACACCGTGTCCTACGCGCTGCTGCCGGCCTTCGTCACCGCCAACACGCCGCAAAAGGCCATCGTGCTGTGGCTGGGCGCACGCACGATGGTGGCGCTAGCGATCCTGTGCATGCTGCTGCCGCCCCCGCAACAGCGGCGCGCCATTCCGCTGCTGTGGCTGTACGGCGCGCTGGTGGCGCTGCTCGGCGTCGGCCTGTACAACAGGCTACCGGTGCTGTACCAGCCCGGCAGCGGCCTGACCTCGCTGAAGATCGTGCTGGAATGGCTGCTGGTGGGCGGCTACCTGCTGCTGGCCTTTCGCGTGCACCGCGCGCAGCAGTCGATCTTTGCCGGGCAGTGGCTGACCGCCGGCCTGCTGGTGCTGGCCTTCGGCGAGCTGTTTTTCTGCTTCTACCAGCTGGTGGACGACGTCGCCAACGGCCTCGGCCACGTGTTCAAGGTTATCGGCCAGGGCTTTTTCCTGCGCGGGGTGATCGAAACCCGCCTGCTGCAACCCTACCAGCAGCTGACGGTGGAAAAAACCGCGCACGAGGACGCACGCAACCGCCTGCACGCACTGGTTTCCGGCGCGCCGCTGGGCATTCTGGTGGTGGATCAGGACGGTCGCATCGTCAGCAGCAATCCGGCGGCGGAACAGCTGTTCCATGCCGCGCCGGGCGCGCTCGACGGCGGCCACATCGACCAGCTGGTGCCGATCGCACGGCGCGGCGCGCACCGCCAGCACCGTGGCGGCTACCACGCCGCAGCCAGCGTGCGCCGCATGGGCGAGCGCCAGCAGGTGACCGCCGAGCGCTGTGATGGCAGCCAGTTTCACGCCAGCGTCGAGCTGGCGCCGCTGCACTGGGGCCAGCACGCCTATGTGCTGGCCTTTGTCAGCGACATCAGCGTGCAGGTGCAGCAGACCTCGCAGCTGCAATGGCTGGCGCTCAACGACGAACTAACCGGGCTGCCCAACCGCCATGCCACCATCCAGAAGCTGGACGCCAGCCTGCAGCAGTGCCCGCACGGCGCGCTGCTGCTGTGCAATATCGACGCACTGGGGCGCATCAACCAGGTGTTCGGCCACGACAGCGGCGATGCGCTGCTGGTGGCCAGCAGCCAGCGCCTGCAAGGCCTGCTGCACCCCGACGAGCAGCTGACGCGGCTGCAGGGCGACAGCTTTGCCGTGCTGATGCCGGGCCAGCGCCAGCCGCTGCCGCGCGCGCAGCAACTGCTGGAAGCCTTTGCCGCACCGTTCGTGCTGCCCGGCGGCATCGAACTGCAGGCCGGCGCCCGTGCCGGCTACTGTCGCTATCCGGAGGACGGCGACCAGCCCGGCCAGCTGCTGCAAAACGCCGAGATGGCGATGACCGCCGCCAAGCGCAGCATCAGCACCCCGGTGGTGGCGTTCAGCGATTGCGAGCCGGCACGCACCCGGCGCTGGCTGCAGCTGGCCGGCCAGATGGCGCTGGCGCTGCAGCAGCAGCAATTCGCGATGGTGTACCAGCCGCGGGTGCGGCTGCGCGACGGCAGCGTCGCCGGCTTCGAGGCGCTGCTGCGCTGGCAGTCGGCCGAGGGCCCCATCAGCCCCGGCGAATTCATCCCGGTGGCGGAAGAAACCGGCTTCATCCTGCGCCTCGGGCGCTGGACCCTGGATCAGGCCATCGCGCAGCGTGCCGCCTGGCAGCGCGACGGCTACCAGGTTGGCCGCATGGCGATCAACCTGTCGCCGCGCCAGCTCGGCGATGCCGGGCTGCAGGACTGGCTGCTGCAAAGCTGCCAGCGTCACGGCGTGGCACCGGCGCAGCTGGAGCTGGAAATCACCGAGACCGCGGCAATGGAAAACCTGCAGTGGGCGCTGCCGCTGCTGCAGCAACTGCGCGGACTGGGGCTGCACCTCGCGCTCGACGACTTCGGCACCGGCTACTCCTCGCTCGCCTACCTGCAGCAGCTGCCGGTGTCGGTGCTGAAGATCGACCTCGCCTTCGTGCGCAATCTCGACCGCGAAGAAGGCCGCGCGGTGGCGCGCACCATCATCACCCTAGCGCAACAGCTGGCCTGCGGCACCGTGGCCGAGGGCGTGGAAACCCCGGCGCAGCAGGCCTGGCTGCTGGCCAACGGCTGCGACGAGATGCAGGGTTTTCTCGAGGCGCGGCCCATGCCGCCGACGGCGGTCGCCGACTACCTGCGTGGCAAGTCCTGA
- a CDS encoding arginine N-succinyltransferase yields the protein MLLVRPSKLSDLPQIERMARSDGPVLHSLPPDRDRLQQRVDDSVHSLRAEVDCPGEESYLFVLEDTATGQLHGTAGIMAVAGFSEPFYAFRNEVLVHASRELKVNHRVHALVTSHELTGRTRLTGFYFDEAALGRGMAAPQLLSRARMMFIAQHRERFNNEIFSVLPGVTDDNGRSPFWDAVGFKFFRRDFAEMELASGGRSRTFIAEMMQVDPLYVPLIAEEAQRVMGEPHSGARTNYRCHLAEGLEPDHFVDLFDAGPVLTAQLDVCRSVRYSRLHTARRGVVSGATVPYLVSNTLTAEFRCLLVDLPPLQGDEVTLPTAVADALEIVDGDAVRCVPLQTEGGR from the coding sequence ATGCTCCTAGTCCGTCCGAGCAAGCTGTCCGACCTGCCGCAGATTGAACGCATGGCGCGTTCCGACGGCCCGGTACTGCACTCCCTGCCGCCCGACCGCGATCGCCTGCAGCAGCGGGTGGATGATTCCGTGCATTCGCTGCGCGCCGAGGTCGATTGCCCCGGCGAGGAAAGCTACCTGTTCGTGCTGGAAGACACCGCCACCGGCCAGCTGCACGGCACCGCCGGCATCATGGCCGTTGCCGGCTTCTCCGAGCCGTTCTACGCCTTCCGCAACGAAGTGCTGGTGCACGCTTCGCGCGAGCTGAAGGTGAACCACCGCGTGCACGCGCTGGTGACCTCGCACGAGCTGACCGGCCGCACCCGCCTGACCGGCTTTTACTTCGACGAAGCGGCGCTCGGTCGCGGCATGGCCGCGCCGCAGCTGCTGTCGCGAGCACGCATGATGTTCATCGCCCAGCACCGCGAACGCTTCAACAACGAGATCTTCTCGGTGCTGCCGGGCGTCACCGACGACAACGGCCGCTCGCCGTTCTGGGACGCGGTCGGCTTCAAGTTCTTCCGTCGCGACTTTGCCGAGATGGAGCTGGCCTCCGGTGGCCGCAGCCGCACCTTCATCGCCGAGATGATGCAGGTCGATCCGCTGTACGTGCCGCTGATCGCCGAGGAAGCGCAACGCGTGATGGGTGAGCCGCACAGCGGCGCGCGCACCAACTACCGCTGCCATCTGGCCGAAGGCCTGGAGCCGGATCATTTCGTCGACCTGTTCGACGCCGGCCCGGTGCTCACCGCACAGCTGGATGTCTGTCGCTCGGTGCGTTACAGCCGCCTGCACACCGCCCGCCGCGGCGTGGTCAGCGGCGCCACCGTGCCGTATCTGGTCAGCAACACGCTGACCGCCGAATTCCGTTGCCTGCTGGTGGACCTGCCGCCGCTGCAGGGCGACGAAGTCACGCTGCCGACCGCGGTAGCCGATGCGCTTGAGATCGTGGATGGCGACGCCGTGCGTTGCGTTCCGTTGCAGACCGAAGGGGGCCGCTGA
- the astD gene encoding succinylglutamate-semialdehyde dehydrogenase, giving the protein MSQLFIDGAWTTGRGATFVSLNPANGQPVWEGHSAAAADIDAAFAAARRAFDDWRRRSLDERIALVRRFAEVLGEHKEDMARAIGVETGKPLWESRQEVAAMVGKIDISIRAYNDRTGEKRGELAGDTTVLRHRPHGVMAVYGPYNFPGHLPNGHIVPALIAGNTILFKPSELTPLVAELTIKLWEKAGAPAGVINLLQGERDTGIALAQHPALDGLLFTGSSATGVALHKQFAGRPGFMLALEMGGNNPMLVAEVDNLDGAVHHAIQSSFLSAGQRCTCARRLLVPHGEFGDRFIARFAEVAAKLTIGEYDAEQQPFMGAMVSLKAAQGMLAAQDKLLALGAKSILAMRQLQDGKAFVTPAIVDVTDIAAQLPDEEYFGPLSQIIRYHDFDEALQIANNTQYGLSAALLADDAALWQRFNQDIRAGVVNWNKPTNGASSAAPFGGTGLSGNHRPGAYYAADYCAYPMASVEAGELTLPAQLSPGMTF; this is encoded by the coding sequence ATGAGCCAACTGTTCATCGACGGCGCCTGGACCACCGGTCGCGGCGCAACCTTCGTCTCGCTCAACCCGGCCAACGGCCAGCCGGTATGGGAAGGCCACTCGGCCGCCGCCGCCGACATCGACGCCGCCTTCGCCGCTGCGCGCCGCGCCTTTGACGACTGGCGCCGCCGCTCGCTGGACGAGCGCATCGCGCTGGTGCGCCGCTTTGCCGAAGTGCTGGGCGAGCACAAGGAAGACATGGCCCGCGCCATCGGCGTGGAAACCGGCAAGCCGCTGTGGGAGTCGCGCCAGGAAGTGGCGGCCATGGTGGGCAAGATCGACATCTCCATCCGCGCCTACAACGACCGCACCGGTGAAAAGCGTGGCGAGCTGGCCGGCGACACCACCGTGCTGCGCCACCGCCCGCACGGCGTGATGGCGGTGTACGGCCCGTACAACTTCCCCGGCCACCTGCCGAACGGCCACATCGTTCCGGCGCTGATCGCCGGCAACACCATCCTGTTCAAGCCGTCGGAACTCACCCCGCTGGTGGCCGAGCTCACCATCAAGCTGTGGGAAAAGGCCGGCGCACCGGCTGGCGTGATCAACCTGCTGCAGGGTGAGCGCGATACCGGTATCGCCCTGGCGCAGCACCCGGCGCTGGACGGCCTGCTGTTCACCGGCAGCTCCGCCACCGGCGTGGCACTGCACAAGCAGTTCGCCGGCCGCCCCGGCTTCATGCTGGCGCTGGAAATGGGTGGCAACAACCCGATGCTGGTGGCCGAGGTGGACAACCTGGACGGCGCCGTGCACCACGCCATCCAGTCGTCCTTCCTGTCGGCAGGCCAGCGCTGCACCTGCGCGCGCCGCCTGCTGGTGCCGCACGGCGAGTTCGGCGACCGCTTCATCGCCCGCTTTGCCGAAGTGGCCGCCAAGCTCACCATCGGTGAATACGATGCCGAGCAGCAGCCGTTCATGGGCGCCATGGTGTCGCTGAAGGCCGCGCAGGGCATGCTGGCCGCACAGGACAAGCTGCTGGCGCTGGGCGCCAAATCCATCCTGGCCATGCGCCAGCTGCAGGACGGCAAGGCCTTCGTGACCCCTGCCATCGTGGACGTGACTGACATCGCCGCCCAGCTGCCGGACGAGGAATACTTCGGCCCGCTGAGCCAGATCATCCGTTACCACGACTTCGACGAAGCGCTGCAGATCGCCAACAACACCCAGTACGGCCTGTCCGCCGCGCTGCTGGCCGACGACGCGGCGCTGTGGCAGCGCTTCAACCAGGACATCCGCGCCGGCGTGGTGAACTGGAACAAACCAACCAACGGCGCTTCATCCGCTGCACCGTTCGGTGGCACCGGCCTGTCCGGCAACCACCGCCCGGGCGCCTACTACGCCGCCGACTACTGCGCCTACCCGATGGCGTCGGTGGAAGCGGGCGAGCTGACGCTGCCGGCGCAGCTGTCGCCGGGCATGACTTTCTGA
- the gcvA gene encoding transcriptional regulator GcvA → MRRTLPSLMALQCFEAAVRHLSFTRAAEELNLTQSAVSRQIRGLEDFIGRPLFERVKQRLVLTVAGEAYAAAIQDVLDRAEAATLQLMAYRGEGGVLTVAMLPTFGSRWLVPRLVDFSARYPDIQLNLVTQVRPFDFDKVEADVAIHFGPALWPGAICHRLMGEDIVPVCAPGLLKKPLADVRELLDYTLLQHTTRPQAWNDWLSAAGLQDMDTHQASLLSGPRFEHFFMVIQAAISGLGIAVLPQFLVAEELASGRLQLALDQPVRSQHAYYLVHPATRTDVYKVRVFREWLLAQAAQEEAALS, encoded by the coding sequence ATGCGCCGCACCCTCCCCTCGCTGATGGCCCTGCAGTGTTTCGAAGCCGCCGTGCGCCACCTGAGCTTTACCCGCGCCGCCGAAGAACTGAACCTGACGCAAAGCGCGGTCAGCCGCCAGATCCGCGGGCTGGAAGACTTCATCGGCCGCCCCTTGTTCGAGCGCGTCAAACAGCGACTGGTGCTGACCGTGGCCGGCGAGGCTTACGCCGCGGCAATCCAGGATGTACTCGATCGCGCCGAGGCCGCCACACTGCAGCTGATGGCCTATCGCGGCGAGGGCGGCGTGCTCACCGTGGCGATGCTGCCCACCTTCGGCTCGCGCTGGCTGGTGCCAAGGCTGGTGGATTTCAGCGCGCGCTACCCGGACATCCAGCTCAACCTGGTCACCCAGGTGCGGCCGTTCGATTTCGACAAGGTGGAGGCCGACGTGGCGATTCACTTCGGCCCGGCGCTGTGGCCGGGTGCCATCTGTCACCGGCTGATGGGCGAGGACATCGTGCCGGTGTGCGCGCCCGGCCTGCTGAAAAAACCGCTCGCCGACGTACGCGAGCTGCTGGACTACACCCTGCTACAGCACACCACCCGGCCGCAGGCGTGGAACGACTGGCTGTCCGCCGCCGGCCTGCAGGACATGGATACCCACCAGGCCAGCCTGCTGTCCGGCCCGCGCTTCGAGCATTTCTTCATGGTGATCCAGGCGGCGATCTCCGGCCTCGGCATCGCGGTGTTGCCGCAGTTCCTGGTGGCGGAGGAGCTGGCCAGCGGTCGGCTGCAGCTGGCACTGGACCAGCCGGTGCGCAGCCAGCATGCCTACTACCTGGTGCACCCGGCGACCCGCACCGACGTGTACAAGGTACGCGTGTTCCGCGAATGGCTGCTGGCGCAGGCGGCGCAGGAAGAGGCTGCCCTCTCCTAG
- a CDS encoding DUF1338 domain-containing protein: protein MTQTQASAANSQLHKLLLQVAGEKAAAELFTMIKVEDVLLAEQAGATVSRLVLAQAMNMLLFAKNLEAVPEGKRYVADKLAAGGQVVFDHGALRTVAAANTGALPQGELAFKRLLEPLGFAVADVYPLPRLKMTGRAYCHQDAPEQVAQFFVSELHVDQFSPAFQAAVNKVVSTARDPLSAEDKALLATLSDKRELPFADAASLLPKLVGCFDVQHTTPALADYHTLLQESAEMAWISTEGNAFNHATDHVADVFATADELRAKGQPIKDKVEVSASGRVRQTAFKAAQVEREFIDADGQRVSRIVPGSFYEFITRDRYTDEAGHSKLDLRFDSSNAQGIFKMTAAAC, encoded by the coding sequence ATGACACAAACTCAAGCGTCCGCCGCCAACAGCCAACTGCACAAACTGCTGCTACAGGTAGCCGGTGAAAAAGCCGCCGCCGAGCTGTTCACCATGATCAAGGTCGAAGACGTACTGCTGGCCGAGCAGGCCGGCGCCACCGTATCGCGCCTGGTACTGGCGCAGGCGATGAACATGCTGCTGTTCGCGAAGAACCTGGAAGCGGTGCCGGAAGGCAAGCGCTACGTGGCAGACAAGCTGGCTGCCGGCGGCCAGGTGGTGTTCGACCACGGCGCGCTGCGCACCGTGGCTGCGGCCAACACCGGCGCGCTGCCGCAGGGCGAGCTGGCCTTCAAGCGCCTGCTGGAGCCGCTGGGCTTTGCCGTAGCCGACGTGTACCCGCTGCCGCGCCTGAAGATGACCGGCCGCGCCTACTGTCATCAGGATGCACCGGAGCAGGTGGCGCAGTTCTTCGTGTCCGAACTGCACGTGGACCAGTTCTCGCCGGCCTTCCAGGCGGCGGTGAACAAGGTGGTATCCACCGCGCGCGATCCGCTGTCCGCCGAAGACAAGGCGCTGCTGGCCACGCTGTCTGACAAGCGCGAACTGCCGTTCGCCGATGCCGCCAGCCTGCTGCCCAAGCTGGTGGGCTGCTTCGACGTGCAGCACACTACCCCGGCACTGGCCGACTACCACACCCTGCTGCAGGAATCCGCCGAAATGGCGTGGATCTCCACCGAGGGCAACGCCTTCAACCACGCCACCGACCACGTGGCGGACGTATTCGCCACCGCCGACGAGCTGCGCGCCAAGGGCCAGCCGATCAAGGACAAGGTGGAAGTGTCCGCCAGCGGCCGCGTACGCCAGACCGCGTTCAAGGCAGCACAGGTGGAGCGCGAATTCATCGACGCCGATGGCCAGCGCGTCAGCCGCATCGTGCCGGGCTCGTTCTATGAATTCATCACCCGCGACCGTTACACCGACGAAGCGGGCCACAGCAAGCTGGACCTGCGCTTCGACAGCTCCAACGCGCAGGGCATCTTCAAGATGACCGCCGCTGCCTGCTGA